The following are encoded together in the Narcine bancroftii isolate sNarBan1 chromosome 10, sNarBan1.hap1, whole genome shotgun sequence genome:
- the snai3 gene encoding zinc finger protein SNAI3, producing the protein MPRSFLVKKHCSTKKPNYSQLETQNGHATVISAYFYEGLTVAQMPPPEMHTPIACDPPRQWDGAPTSLRRCLPPPLDAETGTETPFSGQPSLEISVKECVAVRGRNTPLRNTVNDLSLSFSKGAKRREANNGTFKGDDETEEKILEVQSAAETNLEKFECFHCHKAYNTLSGLSKHRQLHCESQTTKYFNCKYCDKEYVSLGALKMHIRTHTLPCVCKICSKAFSRPWLLQGHIRTHTGEKPFACPHCSRAFADRSNLRAHLQTHSDVKRYHCKSCSKTFSRMSLLSKHEEAGCYPLS; encoded by the exons ATGCCCCGTTCTTTCCTGGTCAAGAAACACTGCAGCACCAAGAAACCCAACTACAGTCAACTGGAGACCCAGAACGGTCATG CCACGGTCATCTCCGCCTATTTCTATGAGGGGTTGACAGTTGCACAGATGCCACCGCCCGAAATGCACACTCCCATCGCCTGTGACCCGCCAAGACAGTGGGACGGGGCTCCTACCAGTCTCCGAAGGTGTCTGCCCCCGCCCCTGGATGCTGAGACGGGAACAGAAACGCCATTCAGCGGCCAACCAAGCCTGGAGATCAGTGTTAAGGAATGTGTGGCTGTCAGAGGCCGCAACACCCCACTAAGGAATACAGTGAATGACCTGAGCCTGTCCTTTTCCAAAGGAGCCAAGAGAAGAGAGGCAAACAATGGCACATTTAAAGGAGACGATGAAACCGAGGAGAAAATCCTTGAGGTTCAAAGTGCTGCTGAAACAAACCTGGAGAAGTTTGAGTGTTTTCATTGTCATAAGGCATACAATACTTTATCTGGTCTCTCAAAACACAGGCAGCTTCATTGTGAATCGCAGACTACAAAATACTTTAACTGCAAGTATTGTGATAAGGAATATGTCAGTCTGGGTGCATTAAAGATGCACATAAGGACTCACACTCTGCCCTGTGTCTGCAAAATCTGCAGCAAAGCCTTCTCCAGACCATGGCTCTTACAGGGCCACATCAGAACACACACTG GAGAGAAACCTTTTGCCTGTCCTCACTGCAGCAGGGCTTTTGCAGACCGCTCGAATCTCCGAGCACATCTGCAGACGCACTCAGACGTGAAGAGATACCACTGCAAGAGCTGTTCAAAGACCTTCTCCAGAATGTCTCTTCTTTCCAAACATGAGGAAGCCGGCTGCTACCCCTTATCTTGA